The Thermobifida halotolerans sequence CCGGGGCGGCGTGTGCGGTGTCACAGGGGTGGCTGCCGGAGGGGCGGAGGGGGCCGCGGGGGGGTGGTTGTCGCTGGCCGGGCCGCTGGTCCGGACGGTGTCCGAAGGGGAATCACACGTCTTCTACCTGGGGTGACAGGACAACGAAACACGCGTGTCACCTTTGGCTGACGGAGGTGAAACACGGTCGCGGTTGCCTTGGAAGCGGTACACGAACACGAGGACGCACCGTGCGGGGACGCAGCGTCGCGACGCCCGACCACGTCACACGCGAGGAGAGAGCACGCGGCATGGGACAACTTGTTGTCATCGGCAACGGCATGGTGGGCCACCGCCTGGTCGAGGCGCTTCGCGACCGCGACGCCGATCGCGCCTGGACGGTCACCGTCCTGGGTGAGGAGCCCCGGCCCGCCTACGACCGGGTCGCTCTGTCGTCCTATTTCGACGGCGCGACAGAGGAGGACCTGCGTCTGGGGGATCTGGGCGGTGACGATCGGGTGGTGCTGCGCCTGGGTGAGCGCGCCACCGCCGTCGACCGGGCCTCGCGCACCGTCACCACATCCGGGGGTGAGCGGATCAGCTATGACACGCTGGTGCTGGCCACCGGCTCCTACCCGTTCGTGCCCCCGGTTCCCGGACACGACCTGCCCGGCTGCCACGTCTACCGCACCATCGAGGACCTGGAGGCCATCACCGCCACCGCCGAGTTCGCGCGTACCGGTGTGGTCGTCGGCGGTGGTCTGCTGGGGTTGGAGGCCGCCAACGCGCTGCGGTTGCTGGGCCTGCGGGCGCACGTGGTGGAGATGGCGCCGTGGCTGATGCCCCGCCAGGTGGACGAGGGCGGTGGCGCGGTGCTGGGCCGTCTCATCGACGAGACCGGGGTCGTCTGCCACACCGGGGCCGCGCTCAGGGCCATCGAGGCCGACGCCGACGGGCACGCCGCGCGGGTGCTGCTGGGTGAGGACGAGGCGATCGACGCCGACATCGTCGTGTTCTCCGTGGGGGTGCGTCCCCGCGACGAGTTGGCGCGCGAGTGCGGTCTGGAGTTGGGGCCGCGCGGCGGTGTGGCCGTGGACGAGGCGTGTCGCACCAGTGATCCGCACATCTACGCGGTCGGTGAGTGCGCCAGCGTCGACGGCATGGTCTACGGGTTGATCGCGCCGGGCAACGCCATGGCCGAGGTCGTCGCCGACCGGTTGGTGGGCGGGGACGCGGTGTTCACCGGTGCCGACACCTCCACCAAGTTGAAGCTGCTGGGTGTGGACGTGGCCAGTTTCGGTGACGCCCACGGTCAGGCCGACGGCAGTCTGGAGGTGGTCGTCAACGACGCTCCCGGCAAGCGTTACGCCAAGCTGGTGGTCTCCGACGACGCGCGTACCCTGCTGGGCGGTGTGCTGGTGGGGGACGCCTCGGCGTATGCGGCGCTGCGGCCCATGGTGGGGCGGGAGTTGCCCGGGGATCCGCTGGCGTTCATCTCCCCCGGGGAGGGCGCGGGTGTGGGGGCGGGCGCGCTGCCCGACGACGCGCAGGTGTGCTCCTGTCACGCGGTGACCAAGGGCCGGATCATCCAGGCGGTCACCGAGGAGGGGGCCTGTGACGTCGCGGCGCTCAAGGGCTGCACCAAGGCCGGTACCGGGTGCGGCAGTTGTGTGCCGATGCTCAAGACGCTGCTGTCGGAAGCGGGGGT is a genomic window containing:
- the nirB gene encoding nitrite reductase large subunit NirB; its protein translation is MGQLVVIGNGMVGHRLVEALRDRDADRAWTVTVLGEEPRPAYDRVALSSYFDGATEEDLRLGDLGGDDRVVLRLGERATAVDRASRTVTTSGGERISYDTLVLATGSYPFVPPVPGHDLPGCHVYRTIEDLEAITATAEFARTGVVVGGGLLGLEAANALRLLGLRAHVVEMAPWLMPRQVDEGGGAVLGRLIDETGVVCHTGAALRAIEADADGHAARVLLGEDEAIDADIVVFSVGVRPRDELARECGLELGPRGGVAVDEACRTSDPHIYAVGECASVDGMVYGLIAPGNAMAEVVADRLVGGDAVFTGADTSTKLKLLGVDVASFGDAHGQADGSLEVVVNDAPGKRYAKLVVSDDARTLLGGVLVGDASAYAALRPMVGRELPGDPLAFISPGEGAGVGAGALPDDAQVCSCHAVTKGRIIQAVTEEGACDVAALKGCTKAGTGCGSCVPMLKTLLSEAGVEQSSALCEHFAQSRAELVQIVMATGVGTFSELIGRYGSGRGCDICKPAVASILASLGGGHILDGEQAALQDTNDHFLANIQRNGTYSVVPRIPGGEITPDKLIVIGEVARDFNLYTKITGGQRIDLFGARVEQLPQIWRRLVDAGFESGHAYGKALRTVKSCVGSTWCRYGVQDSVGLAVELELRYRGLRAPHKIKAGVSGCARECAEARSKDVGVIATEQGWNLYVGGNGGFTPRHAQLLASDLDHDTLIRYIDRFLMFYIRTADRLQRTAPWIESMDGGLEHVRAVVVEDSLGVAEELEAAMARHVSSYADEWRGVLEDPDKLSRFVSFANAPGTPDPTIRFEVERGQPVPVSAEAPVDLGLPVLPAHVKG